One Aphidius gifuensis isolate YNYX2018 linkage group LG5, ASM1490517v1, whole genome shotgun sequence genomic region harbors:
- the LOC122856636 gene encoding 60S ribosomal protein L9, with product MKQIVCEQTVKVPEGLTVTVKSRLVTVKGPRGVLKRSFKHLALDIKMVGPRTLKVQKWFGTKKELAAVRTVCSHIENMLKGVTKGFLYKMRAVYAHFPINCVATENNTVIEIRNFLGEKYIRRVKMSPGVTVSNSTQQKEELIIQGNSLEDVSRSAALIQQSTTVKNKDIRKFLDGLYVSQKTTVVQDDD from the exons ATGAAGCAAATTGTTTGTGAACAGACTGTCAAAGTCCCAGAGGGATTGACTGTTACAGTCAAATCTCGTTTGGTTACTGTTAAAGGACCTCGAGGTGTCCTCAAGAGATCCTTCAAGCACTTGGCTCTTGACATTAAA ATGGTTGGTCCAAGAACCTTGAAAGTCCAAAAATGGTTTGGAACCAAAAAAGAGTTGGCTGCTGTAAGAACAGTTTGTTCTCACATTGAAAATATGTTAAAGGGAGTCACCAAGGGATTCCTTTACAAGATGAGAGCTGTATATGCCCATTTCCCAATTAATTGTGTTGCCACTGAAAACAACACAGTTATTGAAATTAGAAATTTCCTTGGAGAGAAGTACATTCGTCGTGTTAAAATGTCACCAGGTGTTACTGTATCAAACTCAACTCAACAAAAGGAAGAGTTAATTATTCAAGGTAATTCACTTGAAGATGTCTCAAGATCAGCAGCCCTCATTCAACAGTCAACAACTGTTAAAAATAAGGATATCAGAAAGTTTTTGGATGGATTATATGTATCACAAAAAACAACTGTTGTCCAAGATGAtgattaa